The segment GCTCGTAGCGGAAGCCGTCAGGCTTTCGCCGAAACGCTGACCCCGTTCCGTTACAACAACGCCTTGGGGGCAAGGCGTTCTACCCTCCGTCCCAATCGCACCTCTCACTTTCAAGACATGGGCGGGACGCCCATGCCACGTGGCACGGGCGCCCCCCCCGTGGGTTTGCAGGAAAGTGCGATGCGACTCCGCTCCAATCGCCCCTTCAACCCCGCGCTTGCCGCCGCTGCGCCGTTTCCCGCATACTCGCCAGCTTTCGTGGCTGCACCGTCCTCCAACCCTCGCAAACGCATCGTCCTGCTCGGTGCGACCGGTTCCATCGGCGAGAACACCTTGCGCGTCCTCGCGGCACATCCGGACAAGCTGCAGCTCGTAGGCGTCGCCGCGCGCGCCAATCACCCCCGGCTCGCCCAGATCGCCCGCGATTTCCAGGTGCCGCACGTGGGCATTTTCGACGAAGCGGCGTTCGCCGCCGCCAAAGCGGCAGACGGTTTCCCCGCCGGCACGCAACTGCACCGCGGTCCCGCCGGACTCGTGGAACTCGCCCGACTCGCCGAAGCCGATCTCGTCCTCGTGGCCGTCGTCGGCACCACCGGGCTCGAACCCGCTCTCGCCGCCGTGGCCGCGGGCAAGGATCTCGCGCTCGCGTCGAAGGAAATCCTCGTGCTTGCGGGCAAGTTCGTCATGGCGGCCGCGCGCAAGCAGGGGGTGAAGCTCCTGCCCGTCGACAGCGAGCACAACGCCGTTTTCCAGTGCCTCGAGGGTCACCCGCAGGCCGGCGTGCGCCGGATCATCCTGACGGCCAGCGGCGGCGCGTTCCGCGACTGGCCGGCCGAGCGGCTCGCGCACGTGGCACCCGCCGATGCGTTGAAACATCCGAACTGGGCGATGGGTCCGAAGATCACCGTCGACTCCGCCACGCTCGCGAACAAGGGCCTCGAACTCATCGAGGCGCAGTGGCTGTTCTCGCTGCGGCCGGACCAGTGCACGGCCGTACTGCACCCGCAAAGCATCGTGCACTGCCTGGTCGAGTTCAACGATGGCGCCCTGCTCGCCCAGCTCTGCCCGCCGTCGATGACGTTTCCGATCCAGCACGCGCTGCTGTACCCCGCGCGGGTGCCGGGCGTGGACTCGACGCTGGATTTCACCAAGCTGCTCGGACTCGAGTTCCGACCGGTCGACGAGCTCCGCTTCCCTTGCCTGCGACTCGCCCGCCAGACGATGGTCGCCGGCGGCGTCGCGCCCGCGGTCTTCAACGCCGCGAACGAGATCGCCGTCGCTGCGTTCCTCGCGGAAAAGATTCCGTTCCTTGCGATTCCATCGGTGATCGATGAAACTCTGCAACGCATCGACAACTTCGAACCCGACTCCGTTTCCGCCGTCCTGGCCGCGGACGCCGACGCCCGGCGCTTCGCGACCGCCGCCCTCAAGCATTTTCCCCGCTAGATGCCCACTGACCTGCTCAGCTCCCTGTTTTCGAATCTCTGGTCGATCTTCCTCGTCATCGTTTTCTTCGGAGGGTCGATCTTCGTCCACGAGCTTGGCCATTTCCTGGCCGCCCGTCGCCGCGGCGTGCACGTCGAGCGTTTCTCCATCGGCTTCGGCCCGGCAATCTTTTCGTGGCGCGGTCGCGATGGCGTCGAATACCGGATCTCGTGGATCCCGCTCGGCGGTTATGTGTTGCTGCCGCAGCTGGCCGACCTGAGCGCGGTCGAAGGTAAAAGCGCAACCGACGTCAGCACGCTGCCGCCGATCAGCTACGCCACCAAGATGCTCGTGTTCGTGGCCGGCGCGGCCTTCAACATCCTGTTCGCCTTCCTGCTTGCCATGATCGTGTGGGTGGTCGGCCAGCCGACGATCGCCGTTTTCAACACGACCACCATCGGTCACGTCGAACCGACGATCACCCTGGGCACCGACAAAGTCGTGCCCAATCCCGCCGCCGAAGCCGGCCTGCAGCCGGGCGACGTCGTGAAGTCGATCGACGACCTGCCGGTGGGCGATTTCGAGGACATCATGAACGCGGTTGTCCTCGGCAAGGAGCGTTCCGCCGACGGTCGCCGCGTCTCCAATTTCGTCATCGAGCGCGCCGGCCGGCAGCTGGCGATCACGGTGCACCCGCTGCTGCTCGGCGATGACCAACTCCGCGTCGCCGGCGTGCAACCCGCCGAGGATCTCACCGCCGACGCAGTCATGCCCGGTTCGCCAGCGGAAGCCGCCGGAGTT is part of the Opitutus terrae PB90-1 genome and harbors:
- the dxr gene encoding 1-deoxy-D-xylulose-5-phosphate reductoisomerase; translation: MGGTPMPRGTGAPPVGLQESAMRLRSNRPFNPALAAAAPFPAYSPAFVAAPSSNPRKRIVLLGATGSIGENTLRVLAAHPDKLQLVGVAARANHPRLAQIARDFQVPHVGIFDEAAFAAAKAADGFPAGTQLHRGPAGLVELARLAEADLVLVAVVGTTGLEPALAAVAAGKDLALASKEILVLAGKFVMAAARKQGVKLLPVDSEHNAVFQCLEGHPQAGVRRIILTASGGAFRDWPAERLAHVAPADALKHPNWAMGPKITVDSATLANKGLELIEAQWLFSLRPDQCTAVLHPQSIVHCLVEFNDGALLAQLCPPSMTFPIQHALLYPARVPGVDSTLDFTKLLGLEFRPVDELRFPCLRLARQTMVAGGVAPAVFNAANEIAVAAFLAEKIPFLAIPSVIDETLQRIDNFEPDSVSAVLAADADARRFATAALKHFPR
- the rseP gene encoding RIP metalloprotease RseP, with translation MPTDLLSSLFSNLWSIFLVIVFFGGSIFVHELGHFLAARRRGVHVERFSIGFGPAIFSWRGRDGVEYRISWIPLGGYVLLPQLADLSAVEGKSATDVSTLPPISYATKMLVFVAGAAFNILFAFLLAMIVWVVGQPTIAVFNTTTIGHVEPTITLGTDKVVPNPAAEAGLQPGDVVKSIDDLPVGDFEDIMNAVVLGKERSADGRRVSNFVIERAGRQLAITVHPLLLGDDQLRVAGVQPAEDLTADAVMPGSPAEAAGVRPGDRIVAVDGRPVFRRVTVANHLAQHPDGPSAFVFQRGDGRVTLQIQPRLQSDTPGATPVPRIGIQYREPVIVVHPTPWAQISEDVRMTVRTISALVSPSSDIGASKLSGPIGIARALHQQAQWDIRRVLWFTILVNVNLAIFNLLPIPVLDGGQMLFATINRLRRRELPASFIMATQSAFFVLIFSLIIYVSFFDFRRWARDLQTDRAEAAAAERAKDATPAPAKP